In Arachis hypogaea cultivar Tifrunner chromosome 2, arahy.Tifrunner.gnm2.J5K5, whole genome shotgun sequence, a genomic segment contains:
- the LOC112757669 gene encoding uncharacterized protein isoform X3, with the protein MHVKETIGKRRFGYGDCDAFHDAGLMTRLLSNAMEGKQVTNFEPSTYEGEMKSSAINEAGSPNLELNLAIATPGHGLKENRGQLQFPWVPYSMHAGRTMVETNVNSVIGNPSSERLVATEEHPSPWNGVNPSFFPNQVGGEAAC; encoded by the exons ATGCATGTTAAAGAAACGATTGGTAAAAGGCGTTTCGGTTATGGAGATTGCGATGCTTTTCATGATGCAG GGCTTATGACAAGGCTGCTATCAAATGCAATGGAAGGGAAGCAAGTGACTAACTTTGAGCCAAGTACATATGAAGGAGAGATGAAATCTTCAGCCATCAATGAAG CTGGCAGTCCTAATCTTGAACTTAATTTGGCCATAGCAACTCCAGGACATGGTCTGAAAGAAAACAGGGGGCAACTCCAGTTCCCCTGGGTCCCTTACAGCATGCATGCTGGAAGAACAATG GTGGAAACCAATGTTAATTCGGTAATTGGTAATCCATCTTCAGAAAGGCTGGTTGCAACTGAAGAGCATCCTTCTCCGTGGAATGGCGTGAATCCTAGTTTCTTTCCCAATCAG